One genomic window of Gossypium hirsutum isolate 1008001.06 chromosome D11, Gossypium_hirsutum_v2.1, whole genome shotgun sequence includes the following:
- the LOC107935622 gene encoding uncharacterized protein, with protein MYLFKAFILSTRTKVLLKIHNPLYKTLCPSPSFIIRRTLNSSSQLPTKTPLSLLFRDTVLTVKPAGTETQRKGEINESVKEFRNFKENPKGKKKETEKLDGKRLKKFKCLVEFIGDENKEEKMKKKMKARREREKVRALKGLSQLAEIFIRHLYAKGYFKEASFVEDNKLDFGYFENSYGRDFIKFAAYNFGKDHQDIAKWLLGSHLKKVVLFGCASLDKNNVFAAKRLRKFFKIQENTVCSRCMLKDSCEYANKSVWGIGTNSLLLVDVMKVITLYVLDLVPAKLTVPDEVKDSINQLLKVVIKLSQPTCQDS; from the exons ATGTATCTCTTCAAAGCTTTCATTCTGTCTACGCGTACCAAAGTTCTCCTCAAAATCCACAATCCTCTTTACAAAACCCTTTGTCCTTCACCATCATTCATAATCAGAAGAACCCTTAATTCCTCTTCCCAGCTACCAACCAAAACCCCACTTTCTCTGTTGTTTCGAGACACTGTTTTAACAGTAAAACCCGCAGGAACTGAAACCCAGAGAAAAGGCGAAATCAATGAGTCGGTGAAAGAATTTAGGAATTTCAAAGAAAACccaaaagggaaaaagaaagaaacagagaaattAGATGGGAAAAGACTCAAGAAATTCAAGTGTTTGGTTGAGTTTATAGGGgatgaaaacaaagaagaaaagatgaaaaagaagatgaaagctAGAAGAGAAAGGGAAAAGGTAAGAGCTTTGAAGGGTCTTTCACAGTTAGCTGAGATTTTCATCAGGCATTTGTATGCAAAAGGGTATTTTAAGGAGGCTAGTTTTGTGGAAGACAACAAGTTGGATTTTGGTTACTTTGAGAATAGTTATGGCAGGGATTTTATCAAGTTTGCTGCTTACAATTTTGGTAAAGATCATCAAGATATTGCAAA ATGGTTGCTGGGAAGTCACTTGAAAAAAGTGGTGCTCTTTGGTTGCGCTTCCCTTGATAAAAATAATGTCTTCGCTGCTAAGAGATTGCGCAAGTTCTTTAAAATTCAAGAAAACACT GTATGCAGTCGATGCATGTTAAAGGATTCGTGCGAGTATGCTAATAAGAGTGTATGGGGAATCGGTACCAACAGTTTGCTTCTGGTTGATGTAATGAAAGTTATCACTTTGTATGTTTTAGATTTAGTGCCTGCAAAACTCACCGTTCCGGATGAGGTAAAAGATTCAATCAACCAATTGTTGAAGGTGGTTATAAAGTTAAGTCAACCCACATGCCAAGACTCCTAA
- the LOC107935649 gene encoding cytochrome b561, DM13 and DOMON domain-containing protein At5g54830 encodes MYNSKIFLLIPLFLINSIASSKADSGQKCSNTSSLIGFESNFTMVRHQLRGHLKILDGCSFQVTRFDMLSGSSDVVFWGAVSLNFSDLTSGFPISGQRLNQTAYKNVSFSVQLLPDITWDQINVLSIWDIASTSDFGHVTLPRNGSDSFSDSVHTVFDNCKNLSDNYRVRWNLNVEENWIEIGLEAAAPTTYYMAFGWANPNRTKELMSEADVTVASFTEEGRPFVDDFYITAYSECKLSSKDRTAIGVCPDVVYENSKNGMMVNNTRLVYGHRRDGVSLIMFRKPLNSTDKKYDLPVYPNEDMRVIWALGLMKPPNENRSHFLPQFHGGPEKVAYGHLVLNVSKKVDDCFGPLDADDNEDQELIIADTEVPLVVTTGEVLHYPNPPSPSKVLYINNKEAPVLRVERGVPVKFLVQAGHDVALYITSDSLGGNATSRNATETIYSGGPEAEGVVANPHELIWVPDRNTPDQVYYQSLYQEKMGWKVQVVDGALSDMYNNSVLLDDQQVTFFWTLSEDSITIAARGVKKSGYLAIGFGNGMVNSYAYVGWIGDTGKGHLNTYWIDGKRPLNIHPTNENLTHVRCKSEDGIITLEFTRPLKPSCNQNDKPECKNIVDPTTPLKVIWAMGSKWTDEHLSEKNMHTVTSQRPVQVLLIRGSSEAEQGLQPVLAVHGFMMFLSWGILIPGGILAARYLKHVEGDGWYQIHIYLQYSGLAIILLGVLFAVAELRGFYVSSLHVKLGIAAIVFASVQPMNAYLRPEKPANGEDASTKRLIWEYFHVIIGRGAVAIGIAALFTGMKHLGERYRVENVHDLSWVLIIWFLIAALTVIYLEYRERQQRDRLQGRSNWVLGNVAEEDSIDLLSPNDAFARKGSQSSGVIEVQLEPLNR; translated from the coding sequence ATGTAcaattccaaaattttccttcTAATCCCGCTCTTCCTAATCAATTCCATCGCCTCTTCCAAAGCGGATTCGGGTCAGAAATGCTCCAACACCAGCTCCCTAATCGGGTTCGAATCGAACTTCACAATGGTCCGACACCAACTCCGTGGCCATCTCAAAATCCTCGATGGCTGCTCTTTCCAGGTCACCCGATTCGACATGTTATCCGGCTCGTCCGACGTCGTTTTCTGGGGCGCCGTCTCCCTCAACTTCTCTGACCTCACCAGCGGGTTCCCCATCTCCGGTCAACGCCTCAATCAAACAGCTTACAAAAATGTATCGTTTTCAGTCCAATTGCTCCCCGACATAACCTGGGACCAGATCAACGTTCTTTCAATCTGGGACATCGCCAGCACTTCAGACTTCGGCCATGTCACCCTCCCTCGAAACGGGTCGGATTCGTTTTCGGACTCGGTGCATACAGTGTTTGATAACTGCAAGAACTTGTCGGATAATTATAGGGTCCGGTGGAACTTGAATGTGGAGGAAAATTGGATCGAGATCGGGTTAGAAGCGGCGGCGCCGACGACTTATTACATGGCATTTGGGTGGGCAAATCCGAATAGGACGAAGGAGCTGATGTCCGAAGCTGATGTTACGGTGGCAAGTTTTACTGAGGAAGGTAGgccttttgttgatgatttttacattacGGCTTATAGTGAATGTAAGTTGAGTTCTAAAGATCGGACAGCTATAGGTGTTTGCCCTGATGTAGTTTATGAGAACTCAAAAAATGGCATGATGGTGAATAATACTAGGTTGGTTTATGGACATAGGAGAGATGGGGTTTCTTTAATTATGTTTAGGAAACCATTGAATTCGACAGATAAGAAGTATGATTTGCCTGTGTATCCTAATGAGGATATGAGGGTTATTTGGGCATTAGGGTTGATGAAACCACCAAATGAAAATCGGTCTCATTTTTTACCCCAATTTCATGGGGGTCCAGAGAAGGTTGCATATGGACATTTGGTGCTTAATGTTTCAAAGAAGGTAGATGATTGTTTTGGGCCATTGGATGCTGATGATAATGAGGATCAAGAGTTGATTATTGCTGATACAGAAGTTCCCCTTGTTGTTACAACAGGGGAGGTGTTGCATTATCCAAATCCGCCAAGTCCGTCTAAGGTTTTGTATATTAATAATAAGGAAGCACCGGTGTTGAGAGTGGAAAGAGGGGTGCCAGTTAAGTTTTTGGTGCAGGCAGGGCATGATGTTGCATTGTATATTACTTCAGATTCTCTAGGTGGGAATGCTACATCAAGGAATGCAACTGAGACTATTTATTCTGGAGGGCCAGAAGCGGAAGGAGTTGTAGCAAATCCTCACGAATTGATTTGGGTTCCCGATAGGAATACCCCCGATCAAGTGTATTATCAATCCTTGTACCAGGAGAAGATGGGATGGAAAGTTCAAGTTGTTGATGGTGCCCTGTCCGATATGTATAACAATAGTGTGCTTTTAGATGATCAACAAGTCACTTTCTTTTGGACGTTATCAGAAGATTCAATAACTATTGCTGCCCGTGGTGTGAAGAAGAGTGGCTATCTTGCAATAGGTTTCGGTAATGGGATGGTGAATAGCTATGCATATGTGGGCTGGATTGGCGATACTGGAAAAGGGCATTTAAATACATATTGGATTGATGGAAAGCGTCCCTTGAACATCCATCCAACAAATGAGAATCTGACACATGTCAGGTGCAAGTCAGAAGATGGCATCATTACTTTGGAATTCACACGTCCATTAAAACCATCATGCAATCAAAATGATAAGCCAGAGTGCAAGAACATTGTTGATCCTACAACTCCTCTTAAAGTCATATGGGCAATGGGTTCAAAGTGGACTGATGAACATCTCAGTGAGAAAAACATGCATACGGTCACGAGTCAAAGGCCTGTGCAAGTGCTGCTTATCCGTGGTTCTTCCGAGGCTGAGCAAGGTTTACAACCTGTCTTAGCTGTACATGGGTTTATGATGTTCCTCTCCTGGGGTATTTTGATTCCTGGTGGAATATTGGCTGCTAGATACCTAAAACATGTAGAGGGTGATGGATGGTACCAAATTCATATTTACCTACAATATTCAGGATTAGCAATTATCCTACTTGGTGTTCTTTTTGCAGTTGCCGAACTTCGGGGTTTCTATGTCAGCTCGTTACATGTTAAGCTTGGTATTGCTGCCATAGTTTTTGCCTCTGTGCAACCAATGAATGCATATCTCAGACCGGAGAAACCTGCTAATGGGGAGGATGCTTCCACAAAGAGATTAATTTGGGAGTATTTCCATGTAATTATCGGCAGAGGTGCCGTTGCCATAGGAATTGCAGCACTTTTTACTGGAATGAAGCATTTAGGAGAAAGATATAGAGTAGAAAACGTCCACGATCTTAGCTGGGTATTAATAATATGGTTCTTGATTGCTGCATTGACTGTAATTTATCTGGAGTATCGTGAAAGACAACAGAGAGATAGATTACAAGGAAGGAGCAACTGGGTTCTCGGCAACGTCGCAGAAGAGGATTCCATTGACCTTTTAAGCCCGAACGACGCTTTTGCTCGAAAAGGTTCACAGAGTTCTGGAGTAATTGAAGTACAGTTAGAGCCATTGAACAGATAG